The following are from one region of the Ruficoccus sp. ZRK36 genome:
- a CDS encoding glycosyltransferase, producing the protein MNTDQPNKLKVVFWWNIPCKAMLPIFAELSKFEDMEIKVVTASGLSQGRKSLHWKIPDMANATLEILEEGNWQERAQAILEENTDATHVLSNYQRHKKLVHVLQTATAMGLPVAAMSEAPCNMSTGIKRWLKALYLQAVLPRVLSKRIAAVQKVFCLSGNRLEAMRRIGWPVEKIIPFGYFLSPPPIENTFLRSRTPDQPLHLLCTGFVEEFKGSGLLVRALHLLHQQGLPFSCTITGSGSYLPSLERYIKQHKLEQQVTLPGILPYEEFNALKKKAHVLIAPGYEEPWGIRINEALQEGMPVICSDRLGAADIVQASQAGLTFRSGDYGELACCIRQLVLKPELLAGLSQHALDFAPRLHPQVTAAYLRAHLQPQANSDPSKLYLPWGL; encoded by the coding sequence ATGAACACAGACCAGCCAAATAAGCTGAAAGTCGTCTTCTGGTGGAACATCCCCTGCAAGGCCATGCTTCCCATCTTCGCCGAGCTGTCGAAGTTCGAGGATATGGAGATCAAGGTCGTCACCGCCTCCGGCCTGAGCCAGGGCCGCAAATCTCTGCACTGGAAAATCCCCGACATGGCCAATGCCACTCTGGAGATCCTGGAAGAGGGGAACTGGCAAGAGCGCGCACAGGCGATTTTGGAGGAAAACACAGACGCCACACATGTGCTCAGTAACTACCAGCGCCACAAAAAGCTGGTGCATGTCCTGCAAACGGCCACGGCCATGGGGCTACCCGTCGCAGCCATGAGTGAAGCCCCCTGCAACATGAGCACCGGCATCAAAAGGTGGCTCAAGGCGCTCTACCTGCAGGCGGTTCTGCCCCGAGTCCTGAGCAAGCGCATTGCTGCGGTGCAGAAAGTCTTCTGTCTTTCGGGCAACCGGCTTGAGGCCATGCGCAGAATCGGCTGGCCAGTCGAGAAGATCATACCCTTCGGTTACTTTCTCAGCCCACCCCCAATCGAGAATACATTTCTGCGTTCGCGCACTCCCGATCAGCCGCTTCACTTGCTGTGTACCGGCTTCGTCGAGGAGTTCAAAGGAAGCGGACTGCTGGTACGAGCCCTGCACCTGCTCCATCAGCAGGGCCTCCCTTTTTCCTGCACGATCACCGGCAGCGGTTCCTATCTCCCCAGCCTCGAACGCTACATCAAGCAGCATAAGCTGGAGCAGCAGGTAACTCTGCCCGGCATCCTCCCCTATGAGGAGTTCAACGCACTCAAAAAGAAAGCGCATGTCTTGATCGCCCCAGGCTATGAGGAGCCATGGGGGATCCGTATCAATGAGGCGCTACAGGAGGGCATGCCTGTGATCTGCTCAGACCGACTCGGAGCGGCGGACATCGTCCAGGCCAGCCAGGCGGGACTGACTTTCCGCAGTGGCGACTACGGCGAGCTCGCCTGCTGTATCCGACAGCTTGTCCTGAAGCCAGAGCTCCTGGCTGGCTTAAGCCAGCATGCGCTTGATTTCGCACCGCGCCTGCACCCACAGGTAACAGCCGCATATCTAAGGGCCCACCTGCAACCACAGGCCAATAGCGACCCGAGTAAACTTTACCTGCCCTGGGGACTTTAA
- a CDS encoding glycosyltransferase family 1 protein has protein sequence MTPRKLTFFYRKQSKGISIQRLFADIRQAISPDYRQSECYCPHASASNPVKILLNLLHAFNHRSEINHITGDVHYLCLALPRKRTVLTVHDVHFIDWDERSHWQRAIYKFLYMRVPAWKCRFIVFISKASQEHFQQHVPLPAHVSHVIPDCVSEFFTYSPPRPLAGKARLLQVGTTQNKNLSRTIEALRGFDVHLRIIGKLSPQLQEQLNASGLEYSSDHQISDEQLLREYQEADIVLFPSLTEGFGMPIIEAQSVGRPVLTSDRLPMREVAAGAALLIDPEDVSSIRTGIEQLLNDEQLRARLIEAGLNNARQYHPSQIAAAYESLYQQIP, from the coding sequence ATGACGCCCAGAAAGCTCACGTTTTTTTACCGGAAGCAAAGCAAAGGGATCAGCATTCAGCGTCTTTTTGCGGACATCCGGCAGGCTATCAGCCCCGACTATCGTCAGAGCGAGTGCTACTGTCCCCATGCCAGTGCCAGTAACCCTGTCAAAATCCTGCTCAATCTGCTGCACGCCTTCAACCACCGCTCCGAGATCAACCATATCACCGGCGACGTGCACTACCTGTGCCTCGCCCTACCGCGCAAACGCACGGTGCTCACCGTCCATGACGTTCATTTCATCGACTGGGACGAGCGCAGCCACTGGCAGCGCGCAATCTACAAATTTCTCTACATGCGCGTGCCTGCGTGGAAGTGCAGATTCATTGTCTTTATCTCCAAGGCCTCACAAGAACACTTCCAACAGCACGTACCGCTTCCGGCGCATGTGAGCCATGTGATCCCTGACTGCGTGTCAGAGTTTTTCACCTATAGCCCACCCCGTCCACTCGCTGGCAAAGCACGCCTGCTGCAAGTCGGCACCACGCAGAACAAGAATCTCTCCCGTACCATCGAAGCCCTGCGCGGATTCGATGTACACCTGCGCATCATCGGGAAACTCTCGCCCCAGCTCCAGGAACAGCTCAATGCCAGCGGCCTGGAGTACTCCAGCGACCACCAGATCAGCGACGAGCAACTTCTCCGTGAATACCAGGAGGCGGACATCGTTCTTTTTCCCTCGCTGACCGAGGGCTTCGGCATGCCCATCATCGAGGCACAGTCTGTCGGGCGCCCGGTACTCACCTCCGATCGCCTACCCATGAGAGAAGTTGCCGCAGGAGCCGCTCTCCTGATCGACCCCGAAGATGTGAGCTCTATCCGCACCGGCATAGAGCAGCTGCTCAACGATGAACAGCTCCGCGCGCGCCTGATTGAGGCCGGACTGAATAATGCGCGGCAGTACCACCCCTCCCAAATCGCAGCCGCCTACGAATCCCTTTACCAGCAAATACCATGA
- a CDS encoding glycosyltransferase: MPAPTSHPPKALLHVPTLGVNDGGPPRSVSALADSMYRNGDDVTLLYGKSEDQGEVSVAPGMTMCPYSRTSGPLSACMSTALGDKDVDLAHDSGIWGPSNLAFYRYAQQRKLPLVISPRGMLEPWAMNHHKWKKKIAWFAYQRKILHAAAAFHATANSEAEQLRKLGFRQPIAVLPNGVNLPTLAASHHEDTTTRTLLFLSRVHVKKGIPLLLEAWSHLRPQNWKLVIAGNDDGGHAAEVVQQIKQLKLEEVAQVVGPLENEAKEAAFLNADAFVLPTYSENFGIVVAEAMSYGLPVLTTTGAPWQMLRDEDCGWWVEPVTPEIEKALQQLFACERTRRITMGLKARELVQTHFAWPSIGERMRAFYEHLLFKTSKPDFLYP; the protein is encoded by the coding sequence ATGCCCGCACCCACCAGCCACCCCCCGAAAGCCCTGCTTCATGTGCCGACGCTGGGCGTTAATGACGGCGGCCCTCCCCGCTCTGTCAGCGCACTGGCTGACTCCATGTATCGCAACGGGGACGACGTCACGCTACTCTATGGCAAGAGCGAGGACCAGGGCGAGGTGTCCGTCGCCCCAGGCATGACGATGTGCCCATACAGCCGCACCTCCGGGCCCCTCTCCGCCTGCATGAGCACAGCTCTCGGAGACAAGGACGTTGATCTCGCCCACGACAGTGGCATCTGGGGCCCCAGTAATCTGGCCTTCTACCGCTATGCGCAGCAACGCAAGCTCCCCCTGGTGATCTCTCCCCGCGGCATGCTCGAGCCCTGGGCCATGAACCACCATAAGTGGAAAAAGAAAATCGCCTGGTTCGCCTATCAGCGCAAGATCCTGCATGCCGCTGCAGCCTTTCACGCCACGGCGAACTCCGAAGCCGAGCAGCTCCGTAAACTGGGCTTCCGGCAACCCATCGCCGTCCTTCCCAACGGCGTTAACCTGCCCACTCTAGCTGCCTCACACCACGAAGACACCACCACCCGCACGCTGCTCTTCCTCTCCCGCGTCCACGTGAAAAAAGGCATCCCGCTCCTGCTGGAAGCCTGGTCCCACCTGCGCCCGCAGAACTGGAAGCTCGTCATCGCCGGGAATGACGACGGCGGACACGCGGCCGAGGTCGTCCAGCAGATCAAACAGCTCAAGCTGGAAGAGGTCGCGCAGGTCGTAGGCCCCCTCGAAAACGAAGCCAAAGAGGCGGCTTTCCTCAACGCAGACGCTTTCGTACTCCCCACCTACTCCGAAAATTTTGGCATCGTTGTCGCCGAAGCCATGAGCTACGGGCTTCCGGTACTGACCACCACCGGCGCCCCATGGCAGATGCTCCGCGATGAAGACTGCGGCTGGTGGGTCGAGCCTGTCACCCCTGAGATTGAAAAGGCGCTGCAGCAGCTCTTCGCCTGTGAGCGCACGAGGCGTATCACCATGGGCCTCAAAGCCCGTGAGCTCGTGCAGACGCATTTCGCGTGGCCCTCCATCGGCGAGCGGATGCGCGCTTTTTACGAGCACCTGTTATTTAAAACATCCAAGCCTGACTTTCTCTATCCATGA